A genome region from Mycobacterium sp. 3519A includes the following:
- a CDS encoding pyridoxamine 5'-phosphate oxidase family protein — MTLIDNDMRDIVASAKLAFVATVNPDGSPNLSPKGSLRVYDDDHVAFMDIASPATIANLSVNPRIEIAVVDFLRRRGYRFSGTAELHEPGSPVHTWLHHWLLELNGPGYPANQAVLVNVERVRPILSPAYTYGGADEQSLLTQFSAAYLPHTHSTDQPTGRGK, encoded by the coding sequence ATGACCCTCATCGACAACGATATGCGCGACATCGTCGCTAGCGCCAAGCTCGCGTTTGTCGCGACGGTCAATCCCGACGGATCGCCGAACCTCTCCCCGAAGGGATCTTTGCGCGTCTACGACGATGATCATGTCGCGTTCATGGACATCGCCTCACCTGCCACCATCGCGAATCTGTCCGTGAACCCTCGAATCGAGATCGCTGTTGTGGACTTCCTGCGCCGACGAGGCTACCGATTCAGTGGTACTGCCGAATTGCACGAGCCCGGCAGCCCCGTGCACACCTGGTTACATCACTGGCTGCTCGAGCTCAACGGGCCAGGCTATCCGGCCAACCAGGCGGTCCTAGTGAATGTTGAACGTGTGCGACCGATCCTGTCACCGGCCTACACCTATGGCGGTGCCGACGAACAAAGCCTTCTCACCCAGTTTTCAGCCGCCTACCTCCCCCACACCCACTCCACCGATCAGCCGACAGGCCGAGGGAAGTGA
- a CDS encoding YkgB family protein: MKYNVSNIVRSADRITAVGTAIVRYGLVIVIAWIGLMKFTASEAMRISQFTSHSPFMSWLNGFLSIRVQSNVIGVIEILAAVLIVLNVVSPRLGAVGGALCMLLFVITLSFLFTTPGIGDAAAGGFPALSRLGEFLLKDLVLLGASILALGESLTAMRVSSDPDQVSANTTS; this comes from the coding sequence TTGAAATACAACGTGAGTAACATTGTGCGGTCCGCTGACCGCATCACGGCTGTCGGTACGGCGATCGTGCGCTATGGCCTGGTGATTGTCATCGCCTGGATCGGGTTGATGAAGTTCACCGCCTCGGAGGCCATGCGGATAAGCCAGTTCACCTCGCACAGCCCATTCATGAGCTGGCTGAACGGCTTCTTGTCAATTCGCGTGCAGTCCAACGTCATCGGGGTGATCGAGATTCTCGCCGCCGTGTTGATCGTCTTGAACGTGGTGTCGCCGCGTCTTGGTGCGGTTGGCGGCGCGCTATGCATGCTGTTGTTCGTGATTACGCTGAGCTTCCTTTTCACCACGCCCGGCATCGGTGATGCTGCGGCGGGCGGATTCCCGGCGCTGTCGCGGCTGGGGGAGTTCCTGTTGAAAGACCTTGTGCTGCTCGGCGCCTCGATCCTCGCGCTGGGCGAGTCGCTGACCGCCATGCGCGTATCGTCCGACCCCGATCAGGTGTCGGCGAACACCACTTCGTAA
- a CDS encoding methyltransferase domain-containing protein — protein sequence MIATDRLSETESTDAEAFGRRMLGVLNDAAVALLLSIGHQTGLFDCMANLASATSAEIASAAGLDERYVREWLGGMVCASIVDYDSTTHTYHLPADHAPALTRAGGTDNVAKMTQYIALLGEVEQRIVGCFRNGGGLSYNAFPRFHTLRAEESAEVFDAALVGTILPLVNGLTQRLRGGIDVADFGCGQGHAINVMAREFPASRFTGYDFSEETIAAARAEADALGLSNTTFHVRDLAVPAASEAFDAIVVFDAIHDQVHPDKVLANIYRELRAGGDLLVVDIKASSDLAQNRRVPWASWLYTVSTMHCMTVSLSAGGAGLGTVSGQELATAMLADAGFAEVDIAQVDSDPFNNYYIARK from the coding sequence ATGATTGCAACAGACCGGCTTTCCGAAACTGAATCCACTGACGCCGAGGCGTTTGGCCGTCGGATGCTCGGCGTTTTGAACGACGCGGCCGTTGCGCTGCTGCTCAGCATCGGCCATCAGACCGGTCTGTTCGACTGTATGGCCAACCTTGCGTCGGCTACCAGTGCTGAAATCGCCTCGGCTGCAGGACTTGATGAGCGCTATGTGCGTGAATGGCTGGGCGGAATGGTTTGTGCGTCGATCGTTGACTATGACTCGACGACGCATACCTATCATCTGCCAGCCGATCATGCACCGGCGTTGACGCGGGCTGGCGGCACCGACAATGTCGCCAAGATGACCCAGTACATCGCCCTTCTCGGCGAGGTCGAACAGCGCATCGTCGGCTGCTTTCGCAATGGAGGCGGATTGTCGTACAACGCGTTTCCGCGCTTTCACACGCTGCGCGCTGAAGAAAGCGCTGAGGTGTTCGATGCTGCGCTGGTCGGTACGATTCTGCCGTTGGTCAACGGGCTGACGCAACGACTGCGCGGGGGTATCGACGTCGCCGATTTCGGTTGCGGTCAAGGACATGCCATCAATGTGATGGCCCGGGAGTTTCCGGCGAGTAGGTTCACCGGTTACGACTTCTCCGAGGAGACCATAGCCGCGGCGCGGGCGGAAGCGGATGCGTTGGGCTTGTCCAACACGACGTTTCATGTGCGCGATCTCGCTGTGCCGGCTGCTTCGGAGGCATTTGACGCCATCGTGGTGTTTGATGCGATTCATGACCAGGTCCACCCTGACAAGGTGCTTGCGAATATTTATCGTGAGCTGCGGGCCGGTGGTGATCTGCTGGTGGTCGACATCAAGGCGTCATCGGATCTTGCGCAGAACCGTCGGGTTCCGTGGGCTTCCTGGCTATACACGGTGTCGACGATGCATTGCATGACGGTTTCGTTATCGGCCGGTGGGGCAGGGCTCGGCACGGTGTCGGGCCAGGAGTTGGCCACCGCCATGCTGGCCGATGCCGGCTTCGCCGAGGTGGACATCGCGCAGGTCGACAGCGACCCGTTCAACAACTACTACATCGCCCGCAAGTAG
- a CDS encoding hemerythrin domain-containing protein, which produces MNAYDVLFDHHNTLRGLCRKITALPPTSVERRDALDKLLVELDIHMRIEDDMLYPAVQAAASTLVAISHAEHRQVIDQLTVVLRTPPHAPEYDDEWRSFVIVLDAHAGEEERDLCPPPVEIAEDELKALGIRMSARIAELHASTFQTLRVRARTALLRAI; this is translated from the coding sequence ATGAACGCCTACGACGTGCTGTTCGACCACCACAACACGCTGCGCGGCCTGTGCCGCAAGATCACCGCGCTGCCGCCGACCTCGGTCGAGCGCCGCGACGCCCTCGATAAGCTGCTCGTCGAGCTCGACATCCACATGCGCATCGAGGACGACATGTTGTATCCGGCCGTGCAGGCGGCGGCGAGCACGCTGGTTGCCATCTCACACGCCGAGCATCGGCAAGTGATCGATCAGTTGACCGTGGTCCTGCGCACGCCACCACACGCACCCGAGTACGACGACGAGTGGCGGTCCTTTGTCATCGTGCTGGACGCGCACGCCGGCGAGGAGGAGCGTGACCTGTGCCCGCCGCCAGTCGAGATCGCCGAAGATGAACTAAAAGCGTTGGGAATCAGAATGTCTGCGCGCATCGCCGAACTGCACGCGTCGACGTTCCAAACCCTCCGTGTCCGCGCTCGAACTGCGCTACTGCGGGCGATATAG
- a CDS encoding sulfite exporter TauE/SafE family protein has protein sequence MQTSILVILVTMTFLGAGVVKGVTGMGLPTVAMGVLGIAMPPAAAAAMLVIPSLVTNVGQLLAGPAIVTMVRRLWPMMIGIVLGTVGGSSLLVHADPMWSGVSLGTVLIIYAGYALLTPTLSIPRSVEVWLAPLVGVVTGVITGATGILTIPAVPYLQALKFNTDKLIQALGLSFTTSTIALAVGLMTQGSLQLDHLGPSALAVVPAMAGMWVGSRIRSRISPTQFRRCFLALLILLGLELVCRPFI, from the coding sequence ATGCAGACCTCCATCCTCGTCATCCTCGTGACGATGACGTTCCTGGGCGCCGGAGTTGTCAAAGGCGTCACAGGTATGGGCCTGCCCACCGTCGCCATGGGTGTGCTCGGAATCGCTATGCCGCCGGCCGCTGCGGCGGCGATGCTTGTGATTCCTTCGTTGGTGACCAACGTCGGACAACTGCTTGCTGGGCCTGCGATTGTGACAATGGTGCGGCGCCTATGGCCGATGATGATCGGGATCGTCCTGGGCACGGTCGGCGGCTCAAGTTTATTGGTGCACGCCGACCCCATGTGGTCCGGGGTTTCACTGGGAACCGTTTTGATCATCTACGCCGGCTATGCGCTACTGACGCCGACGCTGTCGATTCCGCGTTCTGTCGAGGTCTGGTTGGCGCCGCTGGTGGGGGTCGTGACGGGAGTAATCACGGGCGCCACCGGGATCCTCACCATACCCGCTGTGCCATATCTGCAAGCGCTTAAGTTCAACACCGACAAGCTGATTCAGGCGCTAGGACTTTCATTCACGACATCCACCATCGCACTGGCAGTCGGGCTCATGACACAAGGCTCCCTGCAGCTCGACCACCTCGGCCCCTCCGCTCTCGCGGTTGTCCCAGCAATGGCTGGGATGTGGGTCGGTAGCCGAATCCGGTCACGGATCAGTCCCACGCAATTCCGGCGGTGTTTTTTGGCGCTGCTGATACTGCTCGGCCTTGAGCTGGTATGCCGCCCGTTCATCTAG
- a CDS encoding 4-coumarate--CoA ligase family protein, which yields MSFASLFPEVEIPSTSVYDYLFGGLDAANLDRIALVDAESGRQTSYRDMIARIDAFAGALADCGVGVGDVVGLLSPNSSGFAVAFHGILRAGATATTINALFTAKDIAKQLADSKARMLVTVEALLPQSKEAVAAVGLSDADLVVLDGEGRDAAGHPNYAELIGKGLPAPQVDFAPSSHLAALPYSSGTTGIPKGVMLTHRNLVANVAQIRPVSGIVPEDVVLAVLPFFHIYGMTVLLNAALHARARLVVMRGFDLAEFVGNIQNHKCTIAFIAPPIAVALAKHPLIDDYDLSSLNVVMSGAAPLDADLGHAVAERVGCRVVQAYGMSELSPASHVTPFDGGMQKMGRVAPLSSVGWTVPNAASKLVHPDTGEEIGIPTEGLSETGELWFKGPNVMAGYLGNEQATREIIDGEGWLHTGDLARVDSRGCVYIVDRLKELIKYKGYQVPPAELEAVLLGHPSIADAAVIGVKDAEGEEVPKAFVVRQSGVELTADEVIDFVAGQVAPYKKVRQVAFIDAIPKSTSGKILRKDLPPA from the coding sequence ATGAGTTTCGCGAGTCTCTTCCCCGAGGTCGAGATTCCTTCAACCAGCGTGTACGACTACCTGTTCGGTGGCCTCGACGCCGCAAATCTGGACCGCATCGCGCTGGTGGACGCCGAGTCCGGCCGACAGACCAGCTACCGCGACATGATCGCGCGCATCGACGCGTTCGCCGGCGCGCTGGCCGACTGCGGTGTCGGGGTCGGTGATGTGGTCGGGCTACTGTCGCCGAACAGTTCGGGCTTTGCGGTCGCCTTCCATGGCATCCTGCGTGCCGGTGCGACGGCGACGACGATCAACGCGCTGTTCACCGCGAAGGACATCGCAAAGCAGCTGGCCGACTCGAAGGCCAGGATGCTGGTAACGGTCGAGGCGCTGCTGCCCCAGTCGAAGGAAGCAGTCGCGGCGGTGGGGCTGTCTGACGCCGACTTGGTGGTGCTTGACGGCGAGGGACGCGACGCCGCCGGACACCCCAATTACGCCGAACTGATAGGCAAGGGCCTGCCGGCACCGCAGGTGGATTTCGCTCCGTCGTCGCACTTGGCGGCGCTGCCCTACAGTTCCGGTACCACCGGCATCCCCAAGGGTGTGATGCTGACGCACCGCAACTTGGTGGCCAATGTCGCCCAGATCCGGCCGGTTAGCGGGATCGTCCCAGAGGACGTGGTGTTGGCCGTCCTTCCGTTTTTTCATATCTACGGCATGACGGTGCTGCTGAACGCTGCCCTGCATGCACGTGCCCGGCTGGTCGTGATGAGAGGTTTCGACCTCGCTGAGTTCGTCGGCAACATTCAGAACCACAAGTGCACGATCGCGTTCATCGCGCCGCCGATCGCCGTTGCGCTGGCCAAACATCCGCTGATCGATGATTACGACTTGTCCTCGCTGAACGTGGTGATGTCCGGCGCCGCCCCACTGGACGCCGACCTCGGCCATGCCGTCGCCGAGCGGGTGGGCTGCCGGGTGGTACAGGCCTACGGAATGAGCGAGCTGAGCCCGGCCAGTCACGTCACCCCGTTCGACGGAGGCATGCAAAAGATGGGGAGGGTGGCGCCGCTCAGCTCGGTCGGGTGGACGGTGCCGAATGCGGCCTCCAAACTGGTACATCCCGACACTGGCGAGGAAATTGGTATTCCAACAGAAGGTCTCAGTGAGACCGGCGAACTGTGGTTCAAGGGGCCTAACGTGATGGCCGGGTACCTCGGCAACGAGCAGGCCACCCGCGAGATCATCGACGGCGAAGGCTGGCTGCACACGGGGGATTTGGCTCGGGTCGACTCACGCGGCTGCGTGTATATCGTTGATCGGCTCAAGGAGTTGATCAAATACAAGGGCTACCAGGTGCCGCCCGCCGAACTCGAGGCGGTGCTGTTGGGGCATCCGTCCATCGCTGACGCCGCTGTCATCGGCGTCAAGGACGCCGAAGGCGAGGAAGTGCCGAAGGCATTCGTGGTCAGGCAGTCTGGTGTTGAGTTGACGGCAGACGAGGTTATCGATTTTGTTGCGGGCCAAGTCGCTCCGTACAAAAAGGTGCGCCAAGTGGCGTTCATCGATGCGATCCCGAAATCCACGTCGGGCAAGATCCTGCGTAAGGATCTACCGCCTGCGTAA
- a CDS encoding MBL fold metallo-hydrolase, producing the protein MADRAQLGAATVTRVVEWRLDLPLAMFPETPQAAWRELPSELSQTFWDSDNWHAVVQTWAIEVDGLTVLVDTGVGNGRDRPAMPFLSGLDTDFLEALNAAGIAPDSVDVVVNTHVHTDHVGWNTKRQNDEWVPTFPNARYLVPEADYRYYHPDNADARGPGRTEEHQARLDASRILFSDSILPVDAAGQIELWSDDHRVSDSLRLRPAPGHTPGSSVLWLDAGSPAVFVGDLTHSPMQLHRPADSCVLDENFDEAAVTRRRVLTEASRRRAVVIPAHYPGVGGATVVARGDAFVIDEWLEVSAL; encoded by the coding sequence ATGGCCGACCGCGCGCAGCTAGGTGCCGCGACAGTCACGCGGGTTGTCGAGTGGCGACTCGACCTGCCGCTCGCCATGTTTCCCGAGACACCACAGGCGGCGTGGCGGGAGCTGCCATCCGAACTGAGCCAGACGTTCTGGGACTCCGACAACTGGCACGCCGTCGTTCAGACGTGGGCGATCGAGGTGGATGGCCTCACGGTGCTGGTCGACACGGGCGTTGGCAACGGCCGCGACCGCCCCGCGATGCCGTTCCTGTCCGGTCTGGACACCGATTTCCTGGAAGCGCTCAACGCCGCGGGCATCGCACCCGACTCGGTGGACGTCGTGGTGAATACCCACGTCCATACCGACCACGTCGGCTGGAACACCAAGCGTCAGAACGACGAATGGGTGCCGACCTTTCCGAATGCGCGCTACCTAGTGCCAGAAGCCGACTACCGCTACTACCACCCCGACAACGCCGACGCACGCGGCCCCGGCCGGACTGAGGAGCATCAGGCGCGGTTGGATGCGAGCCGAATCCTGTTCTCCGACAGCATTCTTCCGGTTGATGCGGCGGGCCAGATCGAACTGTGGTCCGACGACCATCGCGTCAGCGACTCGTTGAGGTTACGGCCGGCCCCCGGCCATACTCCCGGCTCGTCTGTCCTGTGGCTGGATGCGGGCAGTCCCGCGGTGTTCGTCGGTGACCTCACCCACAGCCCCATGCAGTTGCACAGACCTGCGGATTCCTGCGTACTAGACGAGAACTTCGACGAGGCCGCGGTGACGCGTCGGCGGGTGCTCACCGAGGCGTCCCGGAGGCGCGCCGTCGTCATCCCCGCGCACTATCCGGGGGTCGGCGGCGCGACCGTGGTGGCGCGCGGCGACGCTTTTGTGATCGATGAGTGGCTCGAGGTAAGCGCCCTGTAG
- a CDS encoding AMP-binding protein has protein sequence MNCKTLTGYISGDRHLTAEQMADRVERATTVLGDHGIALHDHVAIMLRNDLAFIEASYAAQALGAVPVPINWHYKGDEVGFILRDSGAKVLLVHADLLAQIERQVPDDCVVLVVDTPPEVWAAYEFPQQSATVGSSWNAAVASAGRCTNPPHPPAPSIIYTSGTTGTPKGVRRFKPLDTEHPVMAGTVSALGVAPAMRTVVCGPMYHTAPNVFALLAGRTGGLVVLQPKFDAEGLLHLVDRYAIDTLHLVPTMMVRLLALDPDTRARYEMSSLKRITHGAAPCPPSVKHALIEWLGPIVDEYYGGTEVGIVTACNSQQWLTHEGTVGTVVDGCVVKVLDNDGSEVPRGQIGDIYVWNPGAGDFTYHGRDRDRAAIEKDGLVTLGDIGYFDDDDFLYLCGRSKDMIISGGVNIYPAEIEAALIQHPDVADCAVFGIPDDEFGESVAAVVQLRESGVGDAEGIRTFLRNQLASFKVPRIIEFNDNLPREDSGKIFKQKLRARYWPEHRQI, from the coding sequence ATGAACTGTAAGACACTGACCGGCTACATCTCGGGCGACCGGCATCTCACCGCCGAGCAGATGGCCGATCGCGTGGAGCGCGCTACCACTGTCCTTGGCGACCATGGCATCGCACTGCACGACCACGTGGCAATCATGTTGCGCAACGACCTCGCGTTCATCGAGGCGTCGTATGCGGCACAGGCGCTTGGCGCGGTCCCTGTCCCGATCAACTGGCATTACAAGGGCGACGAGGTCGGTTTCATACTTCGTGACTCCGGCGCAAAGGTCCTTCTGGTGCACGCAGACCTGCTCGCCCAGATCGAAAGGCAGGTCCCAGACGACTGTGTCGTTTTGGTAGTCGACACGCCGCCGGAAGTCTGGGCCGCGTACGAGTTCCCACAGCAGAGCGCTACGGTCGGCTCATCGTGGAATGCCGCTGTCGCCTCCGCGGGTCGCTGCACGAACCCACCCCACCCACCTGCTCCAAGCATCATCTACACCTCCGGGACCACTGGCACACCGAAGGGAGTTCGCCGATTCAAGCCGCTGGATACCGAGCATCCCGTGATGGCGGGCACCGTCTCCGCGCTCGGCGTGGCGCCCGCGATGCGCACCGTCGTCTGCGGTCCGATGTATCACACGGCGCCTAACGTATTCGCCCTGCTGGCCGGTAGAACGGGTGGCCTTGTTGTGCTGCAGCCGAAATTCGATGCCGAGGGATTACTGCACCTCGTCGATCGCTACGCGATCGACACGTTGCACCTGGTTCCCACGATGATGGTCCGGTTGTTGGCGCTCGATCCGGACACTCGGGCACGGTATGAGATGTCCTCCCTCAAGCGAATCACACACGGTGCTGCGCCGTGCCCGCCGTCGGTCAAGCACGCCCTGATCGAATGGCTCGGCCCGATCGTCGACGAGTACTACGGGGGCACTGAGGTCGGCATCGTCACCGCCTGCAACAGCCAGCAGTGGCTGACCCACGAAGGCACAGTCGGCACAGTAGTCGACGGCTGCGTGGTGAAAGTCCTCGACAACGACGGGTCGGAGGTACCGCGAGGCCAGATCGGCGATATCTACGTCTGGAATCCCGGGGCTGGCGACTTCACCTATCACGGCCGCGACCGCGACCGGGCGGCGATTGAGAAGGACGGTCTGGTCACGCTCGGCGACATCGGATATTTCGACGACGATGACTTCCTGTATTTGTGTGGACGCAGCAAAGACATGATCATCTCGGGTGGAGTCAACATCTACCCGGCCGAGATCGAAGCTGCGCTGATTCAGCATCCCGATGTGGCCGACTGCGCGGTGTTCGGCATCCCAGACGACGAGTTCGGTGAATCCGTCGCAGCGGTGGTGCAGCTGCGCGAATCCGGGGTCGGCGATGCCGAGGGTATTCGTACATTTCTGAGGAACCAGTTGGCGTCCTTCAAGGTTCCGCGCATCATCGAGTTCAATGACAATCTTCCACGCGAGGACTCGGGAAAGATCTTCAAGCAGAAGCTACGGGCCCGCTACTGGCCCGAACACAGACAGATCTAG
- a CDS encoding Rieske 2Fe-2S domain-containing protein codes for MLGRQLWLDRPSYRLEHAMTLLFAACGRHRDRVANVLYGTWLGHPLHPAFAAVPTGSVATAIVLDAVSVLSGPSAAMRDASRFALGVGIIGAVGAATTGVTDWQHTHEESRRIGIVHGLLNVVATGLYAMSWWDRRRGRHFRGIAATAMGYGLTMSSDYLGAALVYGSGIGVDRAGPRLNHGWTPVLPATALTGQPQRVAVDGIGVVLHRDGDHILAVGEYCPHLGAPMSDGWVDRGRVVCPWHGARFDCGSGAVLRGPATASLPNYATRVRDGMVEVSAR; via the coding sequence GTGCTTGGGCGACAGCTGTGGCTGGACCGACCCAGTTACCGGCTGGAACACGCGATGACCCTGCTGTTCGCCGCATGTGGCCGCCATCGGGATCGTGTCGCCAACGTGCTGTACGGCACGTGGCTTGGCCATCCATTGCACCCGGCGTTCGCGGCCGTGCCCACCGGTTCAGTGGCCACCGCGATAGTTCTGGATGCGGTGAGCGTGCTGTCCGGCCCCAGCGCGGCGATGCGCGATGCGTCAAGGTTTGCGCTCGGCGTGGGAATCATCGGCGCCGTCGGGGCGGCGACCACCGGTGTGACCGACTGGCAGCACACCCACGAAGAGTCGCGACGGATCGGAATCGTTCATGGGCTGTTGAACGTCGTCGCGACAGGGCTATACGCAATGTCGTGGTGGGACCGCCGGAGGGGCCGCCACTTTCGCGGCATCGCTGCGACCGCGATGGGCTACGGGCTGACCATGAGCAGCGACTACTTAGGCGCTGCGCTCGTGTACGGCTCCGGCATCGGGGTGGACCGAGCGGGGCCACGTTTGAACCACGGGTGGACGCCCGTGCTGCCGGCAACGGCGTTGACCGGCCAACCGCAGCGAGTCGCGGTTGACGGGATCGGCGTGGTCCTGCATCGCGACGGCGATCACATCCTTGCCGTCGGCGAGTACTGTCCGCACCTGGGCGCGCCGATGTCTGACGGATGGGTAGACCGCGGACGAGTGGTTTGTCCCTGGCACGGTGCCAGATTCGACTGTGGCTCCGGGGCGGTGCTGCGTGGCCCGGCCACGGCCTCGCTGCCGAACTACGCGACTCGGGTCCGTGACGGAATGGTGGAGGTAAGTGCGCGATGA
- a CDS encoding ATP-binding protein, with product MLFLLGVLVVSAAWDFGLAATTSVASVLAYVLLLHRDSVGPGVVVFLCLALLANALAGQARSHVADAEQRQVEADLLAEFARMTLQAKDLNSALNGAGQRVAQVLGLAYADLVLTEIRGDEQRLAVPLRDGDEQIATLVVPTRLPSGQQKRVRRLVPSLEALLIATRHRQEIDAEVCALARQQAALRRVATLVARGAAPDDVYPVAVVELALGLDLEHATLIGYDDDEGVVLAVRDNRGPARITVGQRFRLNGTGVGTEVMGATELGRVEGDLGGAIADQMPGLGPRSSVAAPVVVDGQRWGALIAGSATGEAMAPQYNAQVADFADLVATAISNAQNKAQLQASRARIVAAADQARRGFERDLHDGAQQRLVKLGMDLRELEAAVPAQHRDAVSRAVKTLLWVHADLRELSHGIHPAILSKGGLGPALIALLRRSAVPTSYTIDIGRRLAESVEVAAYYVVAEALTNTTKHARASTVHVSASIDKGQLHVSVSDNGVGGAAFGDGSGLIGLQDRIESVAGKLTVSSPRGHGTTLTVTIPID from the coding sequence GTGCTGTTCCTGCTCGGTGTGCTAGTCGTGTCGGCGGCTTGGGATTTCGGCTTGGCAGCAACCACGTCGGTGGCCAGTGTGTTGGCGTATGTGCTTCTTCTCCATCGAGACAGCGTGGGGCCTGGCGTCGTTGTCTTCCTGTGCCTGGCGCTGCTGGCCAATGCGCTTGCTGGACAGGCCCGTTCACACGTAGCCGACGCCGAACAGCGGCAGGTCGAGGCCGACTTGTTGGCAGAGTTTGCACGAATGACACTGCAGGCAAAAGACTTGAATTCAGCACTCAACGGCGCCGGACAGCGCGTTGCCCAGGTGCTCGGGTTGGCCTATGCCGACCTGGTTCTCACCGAAATTCGGGGCGACGAGCAACGATTGGCGGTGCCGTTGCGCGATGGCGACGAGCAGATCGCCACACTGGTGGTGCCGACGCGTCTGCCATCCGGCCAACAAAAGCGTGTGCGACGCCTGGTGCCCTCGCTCGAGGCCCTGTTGATCGCCACCCGACATCGGCAAGAGATCGATGCCGAAGTCTGCGCCCTGGCACGGCAGCAGGCCGCGCTGCGTCGTGTAGCCACGCTCGTCGCACGCGGGGCGGCACCCGACGACGTGTATCCAGTGGCGGTAGTGGAGTTGGCGCTCGGCCTGGATTTAGAACATGCGACGTTGATTGGGTACGACGACGATGAAGGTGTGGTCCTGGCGGTGCGGGATAACAGGGGTCCGGCGAGGATCACGGTGGGGCAACGGTTTCGGCTGAACGGCACGGGGGTCGGCACTGAGGTGATGGGTGCTACCGAACTGGGGCGAGTTGAGGGCGACCTCGGCGGCGCGATAGCGGACCAGATGCCGGGCCTGGGCCCGCGCTCGAGTGTGGCCGCGCCGGTGGTGGTCGACGGTCAACGATGGGGTGCATTGATCGCCGGGTCGGCCACAGGTGAGGCGATGGCACCGCAATACAACGCACAGGTGGCCGACTTCGCGGACTTGGTAGCGACAGCGATTTCCAACGCGCAGAACAAGGCACAGCTCCAGGCATCGCGCGCGCGCATTGTCGCGGCCGCCGATCAGGCCCGGCGAGGATTCGAGCGCGATCTACACGATGGGGCCCAACAGCGGCTGGTGAAATTGGGCATGGACCTGCGCGAGTTGGAGGCAGCTGTGCCGGCTCAGCACCGCGACGCGGTGAGCCGGGCAGTGAAGACTCTGTTGTGGGTGCACGCCGACCTTCGTGAACTGTCGCATGGAATACACCCGGCAATCCTGTCCAAAGGTGGATTGGGTCCGGCTCTCATTGCGCTGTTGCGTCGGTCGGCCGTACCGACCTCCTACACCATCGACATTGGACGTCGCCTCGCAGAATCAGTCGAGGTCGCAGCGTATTACGTCGTCGCGGAGGCGTTGACGAATACGACCAAGCACGCACGGGCCTCGACAGTCCACGTCTCTGCCTCCATCGACAAGGGGCAGCTACACGTGTCAGTCAGCGACAACGGAGTGGGCGGGGCCGCGTTCGGCGACGGCTCGGGATTGATCGGGCTCCAGGACCGAATCGAATCCGTAGCGGGCAAGCTAACCGTGTCAAGCCCCCGTGGACACGGAACCACGCTAACGGTAACGATTCCGATCGACTAG